Proteins encoded by one window of Crassostrea angulata isolate pt1a10 chromosome 9, ASM2561291v2, whole genome shotgun sequence:
- the LOC128162200 gene encoding uncharacterized protein LOC128162200 has protein sequence MPKRKRAVNSRQKRENDKKRKRQQRQKTAPGDVPADQTLTDSSVPCRTEEEAVSASPGNFPGLGFMGFPPKEEKPLARVQASPRVKMHSPAPRLPSPRGSLFVREQDKAPSPDSLERVCAPPRASGPDTVHVSGPAGQAQLETSMYGGTSRKIKDEGNLTVNKKETKRKSNRNENGNNEKHTFSDRYNDGKTEKTSADLWRQKSSKEDHTDLTQIPNEYEKRCRNRKRMQEIRQTPSGNAKKQCYAEKRRQSLRKRYKSDLQFREKKLKAASKRYLCDEEFQANVKNIRKRRYHTDVEYSTKTKERGKIKYATDPEHRQKVKERIVVKYATDQDHKNALKQRSIEKYELNAEHRETVKARSKLKYKFDEAHRIQVNEASTKRYRENKTYRDAKLNAAAEKYESDVSFRSKRKASSKNQYDSSPAKKARIKERITNQKSVKRAKLENQDEIVKLFKEKAVQGIDYSCCCCDRLLFKNQVQKCEQHNYAKNEHAANVADLCIQDKYCHHCSKACPKNCVKSNLWICFTCHRKILSGNIPAEAAANKMTLEDIPKEFQELNSLEKHLIAIHIPFMKVMALPHGGQQNIHGPVVCVPSDLKKVTSLPMKTDEDLLLRVKLKRKLNYKGYIEYQFVNPKHIFEALEYLKQNNQWYQDVTIDTNWKPTVESCQITEHNEQLPNDEDQQQIATDTCLQPVDIAQDVLDHYFDDIYDIAPGEGNNPIRMLQEPGNEAKSFPYLFPTGKFSWNEKRETRITLSRYFNNRLMNTDDRFAKDSNYVFFSQFMSDLNQVIEKTQISIRKSVRRIEGERKMTANMVQNPEILSKMMKNDEALRFMQPIRGTPAYWSAAQKDLFAMLRQLGIPTWFCSFSAAEHRWNDAIATILRQQNDNRDPSKMDWAEKNEVLRSNPVTVARMFEHRFHVFQTEVIFSPSQPIGKVSDYFQRVEFQQRGSPHMHCLYWIENAPKLDENGEEEVCNFIDKYVSCAIPSDNEDLELKNIILSVQQHSKKHSKSCRKKGTECRFNFPRPPSTCTFINSPNEQDTLEDDADAIQLKVEHAKAKQILLQVWNEVQDEENGLENTEQIFEKLGLTQSQYIEAHKRLAKKTSVVLRRNPSELWTNQYNPCLLKCWDANMDIQFVLDPFSCIVYIISYISKSEREMGMVLKQTKIEAEEGNESARTTLKKIGSAYLNHREVSAQEAVYRVCNLKMKECSRKVVFVPVGENPTRLTKPLSQIKRKRTTKDDDEDEEDDEDIWMTNIVERYENRPNEPFFQNMCLAEFCSEFRVLAKSQVPKTHNENVYELQNSKGFIQKRTRTQPAIIRYPRFDAEKMSEKYYQSLLQLFLPYWGINQLKPPGFDQYDTFYENGYIRITAKQKLKSVKSIVDENKARYSQNEDVIAQAQENFENIGVPEDAWANLCPETELMRHELSAERNVDLDLNATEELPDMQSQKTNSDVLYKVQQNTQSKEEITTVLQNLNETQMKVFYMVREWCLKKSFGEKLEPMHIFITGGAGTGKSHLIKAIHYEASRLLGKQLTTPDSVSVLLTAFTGTAAFNIGGNTIHHLFSLPKHMPLPYEPLREQSLSEMRVQLADLHILVIDEISMVYKRLLYYIHERLVQIKKCKEPFGGVSVIAVGDFYQLPPVKQRKDERLYKENPLYPFDYWVDLFKEVELTEIMRQQEDIPFAEALNTLRTREIKQSLEEQTNSILRECIREGPDDVLHVYATNDEVNAYNLTMLKKKCEEFVEINAQDFTKDKSTGKLNMRSKPFTRSKTDSLPSSLLLGLGAKVMLTRNCNVGDGLVNGVMGVVSKFVYGQRHAEKSVVAVEVLFHNMNVGKKTGKRSRNGNLVIIERIQEDMKDQKTNNVVRHQFPLRLSWACTAHKVQGLTVDKVVVNLDRSFSPGQGYVALSRVTSKEGLFIDSDKPELIQKKIYADPEVNSALQNMPKITFPNSQTSENDFNEDATSAGPIQTFMIDQGFKQIVDFKTTEGATILDHVYLSKSLKGKVEKLSTYYSYHDALILTIISST, from the exons ATGCCAAAAAGAAAAAGAGCTGTTAACAGTAGACAAAAGCGAGAGAATGACAAAAAGAGAAAAAGGCAGCAGAGGCAAAAAACTGCACCTGGAGATGTCCCAGCAGATCAGACTCTAACAGACTCTTCTGTTCCTTGTCGGACAGAGGAGGAAGCTGTTTCAGCTTCTCCCGGTAATTTTCCGGGGCTTGGTTTTATGGGGTTCCCACCTAAAGAGGAAAAACCCCTGGCCAGGGTGCAGGCCTCGCCTCGAGTGAAAATGCATTCACCTGCCCCGAGGTTGCCATCTCCTCGGGGAAGTCTGTTTGTCCGTGAACAGGACAAGGCACCGTCCCCTGACTCCCTAGAAAGGGTTTGTGCTCCACCGAGGGCATCTGGACCGGACACCGTGCACGTGTCTGGACCAGCAGGTCAGGCGCAGTTGGAAACCTCCATGTATGGAGGGACCAGCAGGAAAATAAAAGATGAGGGCAACTTGACGGTAAACAAAAAGGAAACTAAAAGGAAATCAAATAGAAATGAGAACGGAAACAATGAGAAACATACTTTTTCAGATAGATATAATGATGGAAAGACTGAGAAAACTAGTGCAGATTTGTGGCGGCAGAAATCATCTAAAGAAg ATCACACAGACTTGACTCAAATTCCAAATGAATATGAGAAGCGATGCCGAAATCGAAAACGAATGCAAGAAATAAGACAAACACCATCAGGTAATGCAAAGAAACAGTGTTATGCAGAGAAAAGAAGACAGTCTTTAAGAAAAAGATACAAGTCTGATTTACAATTTAGGGAAAAGAAACTGAAAGCCGCTTCTAAGAGATATTTATGCGATGAAGAATTTCAagcaaatgtaaaaaatattaggaAGCGAAGGTATCATACTGATGTTGAGTACAGCaccaaaacaaaagaaagaGGCAAAATTAAGTACGCAACTGACCCAGAACATAGACAGAAAGTAAAAGAAAGAATTGTTGTAAAGTATGCAACAGACCAAGATCATAAAAACGCTTTGAAACAAAGAAgtattgaaaaatatgaattaaatgctGAACACAGAGAAACTGTAAAGGCAAGGAGCAAACTGAAGTACAagtttgatgaagcacacaggATACAAGTCAATGAAGCAAGTACAAAACGATACAGGGAAAATAAAACCTACCGGGATGCAAAACTTAATGCAGCGGCTGAGAAATACGAGTCTGATGTTTCGTTCAGGTCAAAAAGAAAAGCCTCGAGTAAAAATCAGTATGATTCCAGTCCAGCTAAAAAAGCACGAATCAAGGAGAGAATAACAAATCAGAAATCTGTTAAGCGAGCTAAACTTGAAAACCAGGATGAGATAGTGAAATTATTTAAAGAGAAAGCTGTGCAGGGCATAGATTATTCATGTTGCTGCTGTGATCGACTCTTGTTCAAAAATCAAGTTCAGAAGTGTGAACAACACAACTATGCTAAAAATGAGCATGCAGCAAATGTTGCAGACTTGTGCATTCAAGACAAGTATTGCCACCATTGTTCAAAAGCATGTCCAAAAAATTGTGTTAAGTCCAACTTATGGATTTGTTTTACATGTCATAGAAAAATCTTGAGTGGAAATATTCCAGCAGAAGCCGCAGCTAACAAAATGACACTTGAAGATATTCCAAAGGAATTCCAAGAATTAAACAGTCTTGAAAAACACTTGATTGCAATACACATTCCATTCATGAAAGTTATGGCACTTCCACACGGTGGTCAGCAAAATATTCATGGACCAGTTGTGTGTGTCCCATCTGATCTGAAGAAAGTAACAAGTTTACCAATGAAAACTGATGAAGACCTGTTACTTAGAGTAAAACTTAAGAGAAAGCTAAATTATAAAGGTTATATCGAATACCAGTTCGTGAACCCCAAGCATATATTTGAGGCATTagaatatttgaaacaaaacaatCAATGGTATCAAGATGTAACAATAGATACAAACTGGAAACCAACTGTCGAAAGCTGCCAAATAACTGAGCATAATGAACAATTACCAAACGATGAGGATCAGCAACAGATAGCGACTGATACTTGTTTACAACCAGTTGATATTGCTCAAGACGTTCTCGACCATTACTTTGATGATATTTACGATATTGCTCCTGGTGAAGGAAATAATCCGATAAGAATGTTACAGGAACCAGGCAACGAGGCAAAATCATTTCCGTACCTCTTTCCTACTGGAAAATTTTCATGGAATGAGAAGAGAGAAACACGAATTACGTTGTCAAGATACTTCAACAACCGTCTTATGAATACTGATGACAGATTCGCAAAAGACAGCAACTATGTTTTCTTCAGCCAGTTCATGTCTGATTTAAATCAAGTTATAGAAAAGACACAGATATCCATCAGAAAATCGGTTAGAAGAATAGAAGGGGAGCGTAAAATGACTGCTAATATGGTACAAAACCCAGAAATTTTATCAAAGATGATGAAAAATGACGAGgctttgcgattcatgcaaccCATACGTGGAACACCAGCATATTGGTCAGCCGCACAAAAAGATCTGTTTGCTATGCTTCGTCAATTAGGAATTCCTACATGGTTTTGCTCATTCTCTGCTGCAGAACATAGATGGAATGATGCAATTGCAACAATACTAAGACAGCAAAATGATAACAGAGATCCAAGTAAGATGGACTGGGCTGAAAAAAATGAAGTCCTCAGAAGTAATCCTGTCACAGTTGCTAGAATGTTTGAACACAGATTTCATGTTTTTCAGACGGAAGTTATATTTTCACCATCACAACCGATTGGAAAAGTTTCAGATTATTTCCAGAGAGTCGAATTTCAGCAAAGAGGATCACCACACATGCATTGTTTATATTGGATAGAAAATGCACCAAAACTTGATGAAAACGGAGAGGAGGAAGTATGCAATTTTATTGACAAGTATGTAAGTTGTGCAATACCATCTGACAATGAAGACTTGGAGCTCAAGAATATTATTTTGTCTGTACAACAACACAGCAAAAAACATTCGAAGTCATGTAGAAAAAAGGGCACAGAATGTAGGTTTAATTTTCCTAGACCACCATCTACTTGTACGTTTATAAACTCTCCAAACGAGCAGGACACACTTGAAGATGATGCTGATGCAATTCAGTTAAAAGTGGAACATGCAAAAGCTAAACAAATCCTATTACAAGTTTGGAATGAAGTACAAGATGAAGAAAATGGACTGGAAAACACAGAACAGATTTTCGAAAAATTGGGCTTGACACAGTCTCAGTACATAGAAGCACACAAAAGATTAGCAAAGAAAACATCAGTAGTTCTAAGAAGAAACCCATCAGAACTGTGGACCAATCAATATAATCCGTGTCTTTTGAAATGCTGGGATGCTAATATGGATATTCAGTTTGTTTTGGATCCattcagttgtattgtctacatAATTTCTTACATTTCAAAGTCTGAGAGAGAAATGGGAATGGTGTTAAAGCAAACGAAAATAGAGGCAGAAGAGGGTAATGAGAGTGCCCGTACAACCTTAAAGAAAATCGGTTCTGCGTATTTAAATCATAGGGAAGTGAGTGCACAGGAAGCTGTGTATCGTGTATGTAACCTGAAAATGAAGGAATGTTCAAGAAAGGTTGTTTTTGTACCAGTGGGTGAAAATCCGACAAGACTGACAAAACCGTTGTCCCAAATCAAAAGAAAACGCACAACAAAAGACGATGACGAAGATGAAGAAGATGATGAAGACATTTGGATGACAAACATAGTAGAAAGATACGAAAATCGGCCAAACGaaccattttttcaaaatatgtgtCTTGCAGAGTTTTGCTCAGAATTTAGAGTGCTTGCTAAATCACAGGTTCCCAAGACTCataatgaaaatgtgtatgaaCTGCAAAACTCAAAGGGATTCATTCAAAAGAGAACACGCACACAACCAGCAATTATACGATACCCAAGATTTGATGCTGAGAAAATGTCAGAGAAGTATTACCAAAGCCTGTTACAACTATTTTTGCCTTACTGGGGAATTAATCAGTTAAAACCACCAGGTTTTGATCAATATGATACATTTTACGAAAACGGATACATACGAATCACAGCAAAGCAGAAGTTGAAATCAGTCAAATCAATTGTGGACGAAAACAAAGCAAGGTATTCTCAAAATGAAGATGTAATCGCACAGGCACAGGAAAACTTTGAAAACATCGGGGTACCAGAAGATGCTTGGGCAAATCTCTGTCCAGAGACAGAATTAATGAGACATGAATTGTCTGCAGAAAGAAATGTTGATCTTGATTTGAATGCTACTGAAGAATTGCCAGATATGCAGTCACAAAAGACTAATAGTGATGTTCTTTACAAGGTTCAACAAAATACACAGTCAAAAGAAGAAATAACAACTgttcttcaaaatttgaatgagACTCAAATGAAAGTATTTTATATGGTGCGGGAGTggtgtttgaaaaaaagttttggcGAAAAACTTGAACCAATGCACATATTCATAACTGGTGGAGCAGGAACAGGCAAAAGTCATCTTATTAAAGCCATACATTATGAAGCTTCACGTTTACTTGGAAAGCAATTGACAACTCCCGACAGTGTTTCAGTACTACTTACTGCTTTCACTGGAACAGCCGCATTTAACATCGGAGGAAATACTATTCACCATTTATTTTCGCTGCCGAAACATATGCCTTTACCATATGAACCATTGCGAGAACAGAGTCTAAGTGAAATGAGAGTTCAACTTGCAGATCTGCATATTCTCGTTATCGATGAAATTTCAATGGTGTATAAAAGATTATTATACTATATCCATGAAAGACTAGTACAGATTAAGAAATGTAAAGAACCATTTGGAGGAGTGTCGGTAATTGCCGTGGGAGATTTCTACCAGCTTCCTCCTGTTAAACAGCGCAAAGATGAACGTCTCTATAAAGAAAATCCACTTTATCCTTTTGATTATTGGGTAGATCTATTCAAAGAAGTGGAATTAACAGAAATTATGAGACAACAGGAAGATATCCCATTTGCAGAGGCACTGAATACACTTCGGACTAGAGAAATAAAACAATCACTGGAAGAACAAACCAACTCCATCCTAAGAGAATGTATACGAGAGGGGCCAGACGATGTCCTTCATGTTTATGCAACAAACGATGAGGTCAATGCCTATAATTTGACAATGCTTAAGAAGAAATGTGAAGAATTTGTTGAAATTAATGCTCAAGACTTCACAAAAGATAAAAGTACGGGAAAACTCAACATGAGAAGCAAGCCTTTCACAAGGTCTAAAACAGACAGTCTTCCAAGCTCTTTGTTATTGGGACTTGGTGCAAAAGTTATGCTCACTAGAAACTGCAATGTAGGTGATGGTCTTGTTAATGGAGTTATGGGAGTTGTATCAAAATTTGTATATGGCCAGAGACATGCAGAAAAAAGTGTTGTTGCAGTAGAAGTActatttcataatatgaatgTTGGGAAGAAAACCGGAAAGAGAAGTAGAAATGGAAATCTCGTTATAATAGAAAGAATTCAAGAGGATATGAAAGATCAGAAAACAAACAATGTTGTTCGGCATCAGTTTCCATTGCGATTGTCATGGGCCTGCACAGCGCACAAAGTACAGGGACTGACAGTTGACAAAGTAGTTGTTAATTTGGACCGATCATTTTCACCTGGACAAGGTTATGTTGCGTTGAGCAGAGTTACATCAAAAGAAGGTTTATTCATTGACTCAGACAAACCTGAATTGATACAGAAAAAGATATACGCAGACCCAGAAGTCAATTCAGCTTTGCAGAACATGCCGAAAATAACATTTCCAAACTCCCAAACATCAGAGAATG ACTTCAATGAAGATGCAACATCTGCAGGTCCTATTCAGACTTTTATGATTGATCAAGGTTTTAAGCAGattgttgatttcaaaacaaCAGAAGGAGCCACTATTCTAGACCATGtttatttgtcaaaatctttaaaaggaAAAGTGGAAAAACTTTCAACCTACTACAGTTACCACGATGCGTTAATTTTGACCATTATATCAAGCACGTAG
- the LOC128163989 gene encoding uncharacterized protein LOC128163989 translates to MIGSLSIIFIFFHYIFLLRLANKIYFVKFQIQKYDCTICDKEFSLPSHCERHITTVHSGFGHKCTSCGNTFSRTDQKHGCPVSSFQLIKKATGTFTGDEAIEFQTFQRNRSKFCNPVQRPVCSQLGNTNLARSKRTAQCLEPLPKKKRCYGLPPSAGPSRTIIPLMSLKIPVPKSSGDSLTPKDPVSASSTVSPDTSTSAALSVKPASSKALEIPLPDLNKDLALSESDKNSIYSKTTLVSKRSNPDQLSIHTDGVIDPEPEQEYAVPDLPSSTPYIPTNKLSLKVKDIIAKQDEVVNLNIGGTMFTTTRSTLREDPSSLLATLSSKLPSTPFFIDRNPKHFPFILDFLRNSCCVSSISIPTSVTALKELSQECAFYEIDVLCRLIESMLKLFSHQ, encoded by the coding sequence ATGATTGGATCCCTGtccattatttttatctttttccattatattttccttttacgtcttgctaataaaatttattttgtcaaatttcagATCCAGAAATACGATTGCACCATTTGTGATAAAGAGTTCTCACTCCCCAGCCATTGTGAGAGGCATATAACGACCGTCCACTCCGGATTCGGTCATAAGTGCACCTCCTGTGGCAACACATTTTCTAGAACGGATCAAAAGCATGGTTGTCCAGTGTCTTCATTCCAACTAATCAAAAAGGCAACTGGTACGTTCACTGGCGACGAGGCGATTGAATTCCAGACCTTCCAGAGGAACAGGTCGAAGTTCTGCAATCCAGTTCAACGACCAGTCTGTTCTCAATTAGGCAACACCAACCTCGCTAGATCCAAGAGGACAGCCCAATGCTTGGAGCCTCTTCCAAAGAAGAAGCGATGCTATGGACTCCCCCCATCTGCTGGACCCTCACGTACCATCATTCCTCTGATGAGTTTGAAGATCCCAGTTCCGAAGTCTTCTGGCGACTCTCTGACACCAAAGGATCCAGTTTCTGCCTCCAGTACCGTTAGTCCCGACACTTCCACTTCTGCAGCTTTATCTGTGAAGCCAGCTTCTTCAAAAGCCTTGGAGATCCCCCTGCCTGACCTTAATAAAGACTTGGCTTTATCAGAATCGGACAAGAATTCCATTTATTCCAAGACAACTCTTGTCTCCAAACGCTCCAATCCTGATCAGTTGTCCATTCATACAGACGGTGTTATTGATCCAGAACCCGAACAGGAGTATGCTGTTCCGGACCTACCTTCTTCCACTCCGTACATACCTACCAATAAGCTGTCCCTAAAGGTCAAAGATATCATTGCAAAGCAGGACGAGGTGGTAAATCTGAACATTGGAGGGACCATGTTCACCACCACCAGATCCACACTGCGGGAGGATCcttcctcgttgctcgcaacttTGTCCTCTAAACTGCCATCAACACCTTTCTTCATCGACCGGAATCCAAAACATTTCCCTTTCATATTAGACTTCCTGAGGAACAGCTGCTGTGTATCATCCATCTCTATTCCAACTTCTGTTACTGCTCTGAAGGAACTTTCTCAAGAATGTGCGTTTTACGAGATTGACGTTCTCTGTAGATTAATTGAGTCCATGCTCAAGTTGTTTTCACATCAGTGA
- the LOC128162199 gene encoding uncharacterized protein LOC128162199 encodes MESRAKKLDNDVKSVKSEFKNLETNVSSLGEVFDSVKETAEANRTVINNNRKSLEQYRQEQQLSENIMADKMKRMEDANEKLQNSMTDLKARSMRDNLVFSGIPEQRGEDTEALLQDFLQKKYKLEYEISFERVHRMGRWNEFNEHPRNIVAKFTYYKDREFIRTHAAQKLKGSNVWVNEQYPPEIEERRKKLYPVMRQAKKEKKRAKLVRDVLYIEGEIYTPPVESARQTASTRQTGPSHASQQTPRSDRQPNKRQRQGSTPSGK; translated from the coding sequence ATGGAATCCCGCGCAAAGAAGCTAGATAATGATGTAAAAAGTGTGAAATCCGAATTCAAAAACCTAGAAACCAATGTGAGCTCCTTAGGAGAAGTGTTCGATTCAGTTAAGGAAACGGCAGAAGCAAATAGAACCGTAATAAACAACAACAGGAAAAGCTTAGAACAGTACAGACAAGAACAACAACTTTCCGAAAATATTATGGctgataaaatgaaaagaatggAAGACGCTAATGAAAAGTTACAAAACTCAATGACGGATCTCAAGGCGCGGTCCATGAGGGATAACCTCGTGTTCTCAGGAATCCCGGAACAAAGAGGGGAAGACACCGAGGCCCTGCTACAGGATTTCCTCCAGAAAAAATACAAGCTCGAGTACGAAATCTCTTTTGAACGTGTTCACAGAATGGGCAGATGGAACGAATTTAATGAACACCCACGAAATATTGTGGCCAAATTTACATATTACAAGGATAGGGAGTTCATCCGAACACATGCGGCACAGAAGCTGAAAGGATCAAATGTCTGGGTGAATGAACAATATCCCCCGGAAATTGAAGAGAGGAGAAAAAAGCTCTACCCTGTCATGCGTCAGGCCAAGAAAGAGAAAAAACGCGCAAAGCTGGTCCGCGATGTCCTGTACATTGAGGGTGAGATTTATACTCCACCTGTGGAATCCGCCCGTCAAACAGCATCTACGCGACAGACTGGACCAAGCCATGCGAGTCAACAGACACCCCGAAGTGACCGACAGCCAAACAAAAGACAACGCCAAGGATCAACTCCTTCTGGTAAATAG